A window of Verrucomicrobiota bacterium genomic DNA:
GAATTCGTCGGCCTTGATGAACTCAAAGCGCACGCCAAAAAACTTTCTTAGCGCGCCCTGGCCCTGCAGCACCGGTTCTACCGGTTCGTTCCAAGCCAGCCCGCGGCGCACTCAGAACCGCAGGATGCTCATCCCGGGAGAATCGACATCCGCAAAAACGCGTAAAAGAGCACGCACGCCAGTCCGCATGACCCCAGGGTGGCGACAACGTCAAACTTCAAACGTGCGATCCAGGCCACCAGCCCTGCATTGGCCATCACCGGCCGGACAACCCGTTCTTCAAGGTAAACCGTTTCCCAGAGTGCCACGATTGGCAGCGCCGCCATGACCAGGCATTCAAACCCACCCTGAAGGTTACGGTGAACAACGCACAACACAAACAAAGCCAGAAACCCGTTCGAGACGCACATCAGCCCGCACTGGAGCACACTGATCAGCGCCCGCCAGTTTACCCTTACTCCCTTACGGCGATTGCGTGAACGGCTGCCGGTAAACGCCCCCAGGCGTGATGGAACAAATAACCACGGCAACGGAAGCAGCAGCGCGATCAAGACCAGGAGAATCACCTGCGCAAGCGGCTGAAGGTAACGCCCGGAAAGCGGGGAATGGTCGAGAGCCAACCCTAAAGCCACAATCGGTGAAAACGTCCAGAGTAACAGGTCGGCATGCCGTTCGATTTTTGCTTCCAACAGGCCGACTATACGGGTAAGTTCACGTCTGACATTGAGCAGCCACGGTTCCATGTTCATTTGAACACATTCCTTAATCGTAGAGCCTCGTGGCGCCAAGCTTTTTTTTGCGCGACCCCTCCCGGATTACGATTTGGTCATTTGGCGCCAATGCACTCGCGGTTCTCTTTCGGGTGCTTTCTGATCTGCTATTTCGGCGGTTTCAGCCCGTCCTTCAGTCATTTTTCTAAGCCAAACGCGTTCTCAAGCTGATTGCACCGGTTTTTGGTCCGCTCTGCGGTACCGGCACTCTCCGGGTCGCCGTCGCCGTTGCCCGGACGGGGCGACTGATCGTAACCCCTCCCTTCAACCCTTGCGGCGAATACGGTCCGCCCGCTCTAGAAACCGACAGACCTGCCTCAAGACCGCCTCAGGGACAGGTCCGTGTCAGCGCCGATCTGAAATTCCGGTAAACCTACCGGTTTGAAAATCGGATACTGGGGTTGGGGACAGGTCCGTCATGCGTCAGGGACAGGTCTGGTGTCACGGTGCCAGGGACGGGTCCCGATGTTAGTGGAGGCCGGCGTTAAGCTTCGGGGACAGGTCCCAATGGCGCTAAGTTAAGGGCGCTTTGTGACGGCTACGGCGTTGGCTTCGGGGACAGGTCCCGGTGTTGGGGACTGTTGGGGACAGGTCCGGAGGGCGTTCTGTGAGGCGGCGATCGCTTGGCCTGCGACGGTTCGGCGATCGCTTGGCCCGAAAGCTCTGACAGGGTGAAATTGCGTTACCGGCAGGAAGAACATCGGTCTGCAAGCTTTTACTAAAGGCAGGGCACAAACAGGAGGCGCCTTCCATTCAACGACAGGCCCATTTCCCGGAGTCCAGAATAGGCCTCCCCCAGGCGCGACGAACACCATCGAGGAGATGCCGCCGAGCAGCGGTGATCAGACGGAACTAAGCTGGCGGAAAGCTATGCGTTAGCAAGATACCTTTCCTTCGCTTCTCGGAAGGTCCGAATAAGTTTCTCGTAACCAAAAAAGGATATTGAAACAACATGAATTGTTGTTATATATTTTTGTTGTCCCCATGCGTCTCCCGCGACTCAAAGGCACCGCCAACCCCAGCTTTTACCATTGCATATCGCGCGTTACCAATGGGCAGCGGATCTTCCAGACGGTCGGCCCAGGGTCGGAGGAAGCCGAGCACTTTGTGCGACTGATGCACCGACTGGCCGCCTTTAGCTGCATCTCCATCGCGACCTACGCGCTCATGTCAAACCATTTCCACCTTCTATGCGAGGTTCCCCAGCCCCGCCGGCTGTCCGACCCCGAGTTGCTGGACCGCGTTGAAGGTCTTTACGGCAAGGCGCGCCGGCAAGCCCTCCAGCGCGTACTTCAGGGGGAGACCCCCGGCGGCGAGCTAGCCGCCCAAGAGTTGCGCGAAACCTTACAGGCGCGGATGTTCAACCTCTCCAGCTTCCTCAAGGACCTTAAGGGTTGCTTTGCCCAATGGTTTAACCGTCGGCAGAAGCGTTTCGGCCCGCTATGGGCCGAGCGCTTCAAGAGCCTGTTGGTCCAGGACGGCACGGCCTTGCAAGCTGTGGCCCTCTACATTGACCTTAATCCGGTGCGCGCGGGGTTCTGCACCGACCCGAAGGACTACCGTTATTGCGGGTACGGAGAGGCGGTAAGCTCGGGCCAGGGTTCATTGCGTGCCGGATTGAGCCGCGCTTTGGGTTTCGAACCGGAAAAGGCCAGTTGGGCCGAAGTGGGCGCAGAGTACCGGCAACGGCTGTTCCGGACCGGTGTGGTAGCTTCGAAGCCTGAGCAGGCCGTCATCAGCCTTGAGCAGGCCCAGCGGGTGGTTGAGGAGCAGAAAGGG
This region includes:
- a CDS encoding transposase; protein product: MRLPRLKGTANPSFYHCISRVTNGQRIFQTVGPGSEEAEHFVRLMHRLAAFSCISIATYALMSNHFHLLCEVPQPRRLSDPELLDRVEGLYGKARRQALQRVLQGETPGGELAAQELRETLQARMFNLSSFLKDLKGCFAQWFNRRQKRFGPLWAERFKSLLVQDGTALQAVALYIDLNPVRAGFCTDPKDYRYCGYGEAVSSGQGSLRAGLSRALGFEPEKASWAEVGAEYRQRLFRTGVVASKPEQAVISLEQAQRVVEEQKGELPLGERLRCRLRFLTYGVALGSRSFVEAQLSRWRQPRRGSNAAQNLSSTLGSESEQSGAEWFVCWRGRAVPLKAAPS